The proteins below come from a single Harpia harpyja isolate bHarHar1 chromosome 2, bHarHar1 primary haplotype, whole genome shotgun sequence genomic window:
- the C2H4orf17 gene encoding uncharacterized protein C4orf17 homolog yields the protein MWKYDRCYSQPSCSRVKYYFSRNIPHPRMVCHMPGLNNALVCVVRSSFSREYPSAGNKVILNQEADQEHVLTRNATSNVSANCYLPKLEGFMRRELGTPQSMTQGCAEVPGRIQNNPSSPEKLLKKQFQASAQPANREGNHVMSLTQPSTPLINLDYSPCIQNNVNSDSSYLDQKIKVLEKLSEILQTDSLTEIQKWFARASKKEKDFVSSLIYSELTDKAMLNSKEGTAENMNSQSLLKPLPTLQKVPGGEMNQSRSSAKESVASRNVKQKREKECNLLSRLRNRGPAQADTLLPGKNSN from the exons ATGTGGAAGTATGACCGATGTTACTCTCAGCCTAGCTGCTCAAGGGTAAAGTACTACTTTTCCAGGAACATTCCCCATCCTAGGATGGTCTGTCACATGCCAG GATTAAACAATGCTCTGGTCTGTGTTGTAAGAAGCAGCTTTTCAAGAGAATACCCATCTGCTGGCAACAAAGTCATCCTCAACCAAGAAGCTGATCAAGAACATGTGCTAACTAGGAATGCCACAAGCAACGTGTCTGCCAACTGCTACCTTCCAAAGCTCGAGGGCTTCATGCGAAGGGAGCTAGGCACTCCACAGTCCATGACAC AAGGATGTGCAGAAGTTCCTGGAAGGATTCAAAATAACCCTTCTTCACCTGAAAag cttttgaaaaaacaaTTCCAAGCCTCTGCACAACCTGCAAATAGAGAGGGAAACCACGTCATGTCTCTCACCCAGCCCTCCACTCCACTCATCAACTTGGATTACAGTCCTTGCATCCAGAATAATGTGAATTCTGACTCGAGCTACCTGGATCAGAAAATAAAG GTGCTGGAAAAACTGAGCGAAATTTTGCAGACAGATTCACTTACCGAGATCCAAAAATGGTTCGCAAGGGCAAGTAAAAAAG AGAAAGACTTTGTGTCCAGTCTGATATATTCAGAACTGACTGACAAAGCCATGCTGAATTCTAAGGAAGGTACAGCAGAGAACATGAATAGCCAGAGTCTGCTAAAGCCCCTCCCTACTCTTCAGAAAGTTCCAGGAGGGGAAATGAATCAGTCCAG GTCTTCGGCTAAAGAATCAGTGGCAAGTCGAAATGTGAAACAGA